Proteins co-encoded in one Pseudoalteromonas sp. MEBiC 03607 genomic window:
- a CDS encoding AlkA N-terminal domain-containing protein — translation MTSQQWQTARQSRDPRFDGVFFVAVKSTGIYCRPICPAPTAQEKNVEYYQYAHLAAQDGFRPCIRCRPDSAPNSPAWLGTKTTALRAKQLIDKGEAYDCEVLADRLGVSSRYLRRLFNQHFGLSITQYRLFNQCNFAKQLLQQTDLSVADIAFAAGFNSIRRFNDAFLKQLNIAPSKLRKSDKKPASTLTLTLAFRPPYNWQALHDFLQRRLISGLEWLSATSYGRTFKDKYCQGQFTAHFVEHKNHFKVVIDIDNTRYLQQVIHNIRRVLDLDADTHTIEQHLNAELKGAMPLCVGLRLPGIWSEYEAGIRAVLGQQVSVTAAHNLVTQLVNEFNQQSNNHYFPSPEWVANSELDFFKMPQSRKDALRRLSAYCQQNPDNQELNNWLELKGIGPWTVNYAKLRGQSHPDILLAGDLGVKKALAEISEFNSEHCAPFRSYLTFQLWQQL, via the coding sequence ATGACTAGCCAACAATGGCAAACTGCAAGGCAAAGCCGTGACCCACGCTTTGATGGGGTGTTCTTTGTAGCTGTAAAAAGCACCGGCATTTATTGCAGACCAATTTGCCCTGCACCAACGGCACAAGAAAAGAACGTTGAGTATTACCAATACGCGCACTTGGCTGCGCAAGATGGTTTTCGACCCTGCATTCGCTGTCGCCCAGACAGTGCTCCGAATAGCCCAGCTTGGTTAGGTACTAAAACCACCGCATTACGTGCCAAACAACTGATTGATAAAGGCGAGGCCTACGATTGCGAGGTTTTAGCAGACAGACTAGGGGTGTCAAGCCGCTATTTACGCCGTTTGTTTAACCAACATTTTGGACTGTCGATCACCCAATATCGATTATTTAACCAATGCAATTTTGCCAAGCAGCTATTACAACAAACTGATTTGTCGGTAGCTGATATCGCATTTGCGGCAGGCTTTAATAGTATTCGTCGTTTTAATGATGCTTTTTTAAAGCAGTTAAATATCGCCCCGTCAAAGTTACGCAAGTCAGATAAAAAACCAGCATCAACATTAACTTTAACACTAGCATTTAGGCCGCCTTATAACTGGCAAGCACTCCATGACTTTTTACAGCGCCGCTTAATTAGTGGTCTAGAATGGCTAAGCGCAACGAGCTATGGTCGCACTTTTAAAGATAAATATTGCCAAGGGCAATTTACCGCGCATTTTGTTGAGCATAAAAACCATTTTAAAGTGGTTATTGATATCGATAACACCCGCTATTTACAGCAAGTGATCCATAACATTCGTCGTGTGCTTGATTTAGATGCCGACACGCACACTATTGAACAGCATTTAAATGCAGAGCTAAAAGGTGCAATGCCGCTTTGTGTTGGACTTCGTTTGCCGGGAATTTGGTCTGAGTATGAAGCAGGTATTCGTGCGGTACTTGGTCAGCAGGTAAGTGTTACAGCGGCTCATAACTTAGTAACACAGCTTGTAAATGAGTTTAATCAGCAAAGTAATAACCACTATTTTCCAAGCCCTGAATGGGTTGCCAATTCTGAGCTCGATTTTTTTAAAATGCCACAATCACGCAAAGATGCGCTACGGCGTTTAAGTGCCTATTGTCAGCAAAACCCAGATAATCAAGAGCTTAATAATTGGTTAGAGCTCAAAGGCATTGGCCCATGGACAGTTAATTACGCCAAACTACGCGGTCAAAGCCACCCCGATATTCTATTGGCGGGCGACTTAGGGGTTAAAAAAGCCCTCGCTGAAATAAGCGAATTTAATAGCGAGCACTGTGCGCCATTTCGCTCTTATTTAACTTTTCAACTATGGCAACAATTATGA
- a CDS encoding methylated-DNA--[protein]-cysteine S-methyltransferase, producing the protein MQQVIMPSPIGDITIQSTSKGVSYVGFYPVVEMQTEVVDEHTLTPILICVSELNEYFNGERTRFTVPLDTQGTQFQKQVWRALMDVEFGQSRSYQDIASAINNPKAVRAVGAANGKNPISIIVPCHRIIGANGKLTGYAGGLERKEWLLKHEGLL; encoded by the coding sequence ATGCAACAAGTTATTATGCCAAGCCCGATTGGCGATATTACCATTCAAAGTACGTCAAAAGGCGTCAGTTACGTTGGCTTTTACCCGGTGGTTGAGATGCAAACAGAGGTTGTTGATGAGCACACCCTTACACCCATTTTAATATGTGTAAGTGAGCTTAATGAATACTTTAACGGCGAGCGTACGCGTTTTACTGTTCCGCTAGATACCCAAGGTACCCAGTTTCAAAAGCAAGTATGGCGTGCACTGATGGATGTTGAGTTTGGTCAAAGCAGAAGTTACCAAGATATTGCAAGTGCCATTAATAATCCAAAAGCGGTGCGTGCAGTGGGGGCTGCAAATGGTAAAAACCCCATTAGTATTATTGTGCCATGTCATCGGATTATTGGCGCAAACGGTAAACTCACAGGCTATGCGGGTGGCCTTGAAAGAAAAGAGTGGTTACTGAAACACGAAGGCTTGTTATAA
- a CDS encoding thymidine kinase — MAQLYFYYSAMNAGKSTTLLQSAFNYRERGMEPVILTAAIDDRAGVGKVSSRIGLQADAHIFDADIDVFELIKSLNAEQKRHCILVDECQFLSKEQVMQLTDVVDELGIPVLCYGLRNDFRGELFSGSQYLLAWADKLIELKTVCHCGRKANHVLRTDEHGKAIADGNQVEIGGNDRYVSVCRKHYKEALNLGR, encoded by the coding sequence ATGGCACAGCTGTACTTTTATTATTCTGCAATGAATGCAGGCAAATCTACCACACTTTTACAATCTGCATTTAACTACCGCGAGCGTGGTATGGAACCGGTTATTTTAACTGCGGCTATTGATGATAGAGCAGGTGTTGGCAAGGTGTCTTCACGAATTGGTTTACAAGCTGATGCCCATATTTTTGATGCTGATATCGATGTATTTGAATTGATCAAATCATTAAATGCAGAGCAAAAGCGCCATTGTATTTTAGTTGATGAGTGCCAGTTCTTATCAAAAGAGCAAGTAATGCAATTAACAGATGTGGTTGATGAGCTTGGTATTCCGGTGCTGTGTTATGGCTTACGTAACGACTTTAGAGGTGAGTTATTTAGTGGCTCACAATATCTACTTGCCTGGGCTGACAAACTTATTGAGTTAAAAACGGTGTGTCATTGCGGGCGTAAAGCTAATCATGTATTGCGTACTGATGAGCATGGCAAAGCGATTGCAGATGGTAATCAGGTAGAAATTGGCGGCAACGACCGATATGTATCGGTGTGCCGCAAACATTACAAAGAAGCGTTAAATCTCGGCCGCTAA
- the ltaE gene encoding low-specificity L-threonine aldolase: MIDFRSDTVTKPTAAMRAVMNDAPVGDDVYGDDPSVNRLEQYAVERHGFESALYCSSGTQANLLALMAHCERGDEYICGQQAHNYKFEGGGAAVLGSIQPQPIENNSDGSIDLNKVVAAIKADDFHFAKTKLLSLENTIGGKVLPLSYLKQARECVDKHNLSLHLDGARVYNAAVKLGVDITEITQYFDSVSICLSKGLGAPVGSLLLGSKALIDKARRWRKVLGGGMRQAGMLAAAGQYALEHHVARLAEDHDNAAYLAEQLNTLAGFDTSTFQIDTNIVYANVAEHIDLKAVAHALKEQNMLFSPGKPLRLVTHLGVTKQDIDSFISALAAEI; this comes from the coding sequence ATGATCGACTTTCGTTCAGACACAGTTACAAAACCAACAGCAGCTATGCGCGCTGTCATGAATGACGCCCCAGTAGGCGACGACGTTTATGGTGACGACCCAAGCGTTAATCGGCTTGAACAATATGCTGTTGAGCGCCATGGCTTCGAAAGTGCTCTTTATTGTAGCTCAGGCACGCAAGCAAACTTACTGGCATTAATGGCACATTGTGAGCGTGGCGACGAATACATTTGTGGTCAACAAGCGCATAACTACAAGTTTGAGGGTGGCGGTGCCGCTGTATTGGGGTCTATTCAACCGCAACCAATTGAAAATAATAGTGATGGCAGCATAGATTTAAACAAAGTTGTGGCTGCGATTAAAGCTGATGATTTTCACTTTGCTAAAACCAAACTACTTAGCTTAGAAAACACCATTGGCGGCAAAGTTCTCCCGCTTAGTTATCTTAAACAAGCTAGAGAGTGTGTTGATAAACATAACCTTTCTCTGCACTTAGACGGTGCCCGCGTATATAACGCTGCGGTTAAGTTAGGTGTTGATATCACTGAAATCACCCAGTATTTTGATTCAGTGTCTATTTGCTTATCAAAAGGACTCGGTGCGCCGGTTGGCTCACTATTATTAGGTAGCAAAGCACTGATTGATAAAGCGCGTCGCTGGCGTAAAGTGCTCGGCGGTGGTATGCGCCAAGCGGGTATGCTTGCAGCTGCAGGCCAATATGCACTTGAGCATCACGTAGCAAGGCTTGCTGAGGATCACGATAACGCGGCGTATTTAGCTGAGCAGTTAAACACGTTAGCTGGTTTTGATACGTCAACTTTTCAAATCGATACCAACATTGTTTACGCAAATGTTGCCGAACATATCGATTTAAAAGCAGTGGCACATGCGTTAAAAGAGCAAAACATGCTGTTTTCACCGGGTAAACCACTGCGATTAGTGACCCATTTAGGCGTCACTAAGCAAGATATTGATAGCTTTATCTCGGCATTAGCGGCCGAGATTTAA
- the rlmF gene encoding 23S rRNA (adenine(1618)-N(6))-methyltransferase RlmF, with protein MHPRNRHLNGYDFTLLCKDTPALTPYITQTPAGTDTIDFTNALAVKTLNQALLKSHYKIDFWDLPDNYLCPPVPGRVDYIHHLADLLANDNQGHIPTGKQVKVLDVGTGANVIYPLTGNHEYGWHFTGSDIDALSVKIAKQIVQFNRLKINVKQQNNADKMFTGVISNKDVFHLTLCNPPFHASEQQAKAGTERKWNNLNKAPQKALNFGGRQNELWCEGGEREFISKMCIESQEFAEQCIWFTSLVSKSDTLPHIKKLLSTLDVKDVKVIKMAQGQKISRFIAWSYFDQADREAILNELV; from the coding sequence ATGCATCCGCGAAATCGCCACTTAAATGGCTACGACTTTACTTTGCTATGCAAAGATACTCCTGCCCTAACACCTTATATAACGCAAACTCCAGCGGGCACTGATACCATTGATTTCACCAATGCATTAGCGGTTAAAACCCTCAACCAAGCGTTATTAAAAAGCCATTATAAAATCGATTTTTGGGATTTGCCCGACAACTACCTTTGCCCACCGGTTCCTGGCAGAGTTGATTACATTCACCACTTGGCCGATTTATTAGCAAACGATAACCAAGGTCATATTCCTACGGGTAAGCAAGTAAAAGTGCTTGATGTAGGCACGGGTGCAAATGTGATTTACCCGCTTACGGGTAATCACGAATATGGCTGGCACTTCACGGGCTCAGATATTGATGCTTTGTCTGTTAAAATTGCCAAACAAATCGTGCAATTCAACCGCCTTAAAATTAATGTTAAGCAGCAAAACAACGCCGATAAAATGTTTACGGGCGTGATATCGAATAAAGATGTCTTTCACCTAACTTTATGCAACCCACCGTTTCATGCCAGCGAGCAACAGGCCAAAGCAGGTACTGAGCGCAAATGGAATAACCTAAACAAAGCGCCACAAAAAGCGCTTAATTTTGGTGGCCGCCAAAACGAGCTTTGGTGTGAAGGCGGTGAGCGCGAATTTATCAGTAAAATGTGCATTGAGAGCCAAGAGTTTGCAGAGCAATGTATTTGGTTTACATCGCTTGTTTCTAAGTCTGACACTTTACCGCATATAAAAAAGTTACTTAGCACACTTGATGTGAAAGACGTAAAAGTTATAAAAATGGCACAAGGCCAAAAAATAAGCCGCTTTATTGCTTGGAGCTATTTTGACCAAGCCGACCGCGAAGCCATTCTTAACGAACTAGTATAA
- the fos gene encoding FosG/FosC2-related fosfomycin resistance glutathione transferase: MILGLNHITIAVSDLESSLEFYRDILGFTAHAKWDKGAYLSVGELWFCLSLDEPCLKADYTHVAFDIASEEFDAFAKRIVSLGVDVWKENKSEGQSLYILDPDGHKLEIHSGSLESRLESLRTKPYSGLVWL, translated from the coding sequence GTGATTTTAGGACTAAATCATATCACTATTGCAGTTAGTGACTTGGAATCCTCTCTTGAGTTTTATAGAGATATTTTGGGGTTCACTGCTCATGCTAAATGGGACAAGGGAGCTTACTTATCTGTAGGTGAACTCTGGTTTTGTCTTTCACTCGATGAACCTTGCCTAAAAGCCGACTATACCCACGTCGCTTTTGATATTGCATCTGAAGAATTTGACGCCTTTGCGAAGCGCATCGTTTCATTGGGGGTAGATGTTTGGAAAGAGAACAAAAGTGAAGGGCAATCACTGTACATTTTAGACCCTGATGGCCACAAGCTAGAGATACATTCAGGTTCGCTGGAAAGCAGGTTAGAATCTCTAAGAACGAAACCATATAGTGGGCTTGTTTGGCTTTAA